The Siniperca chuatsi isolate FFG_IHB_CAS linkage group LG2, ASM2008510v1, whole genome shotgun sequence genome window below encodes:
- the cfap107 gene encoding uncharacterized protein C1orf158 homolog: MNQTGTMQDKWVQTGWRREQKYANKVLLGNWVEESLQFTREPKTANSTNRVDYGPHWDFKPDVFERRSALLRAEGLPSKLLFAHYGPPSSHYLVTQYEESYGRKHTNALPTLRPCHPDSLTWQFDRSDWPISALPTNFGLLQSTKHRLEMQQSQIPSLTVYRSAYQRHPLSTFCQSRFARASHMLSSHLHAANHNNKDLDLRRRSLLQIPDPCVSLLPQSQQV; the protein is encoded by the exons ATGAACCAAACAGGGACGATGCAGGATAAATGGGTCCAAACCGGCTGGAGAAGAGAGCAGAAGTACGCCAACAAAGTGCTGTTAGGCAACTGGGTAGAAGAAAGCCTTCAG TTCACTCGGGAGCCAAAGACAGCCAACAGCACCAATCGTGTAGACTACGGGCCCCACTGGGACTTCAAGCCAGACGTCTTTGAGAGAAGATCTGCCCTGCTGAGAGCTGAG GGGCTTCCATCCAAGCTGCTATTTGCCCACTATGGCCCACCATCCTCTCATTACTTGGTCACGCAGTATGAAGAGAGCTACGGGCGTAAGCACACCAATGCTTTGCCCACTCTGCGACCCTGCCATCCAGACAGCTTGACATGGCAGTTTGACAGGTCTGACTGGCCAATTTCTG CCCTTCCAACCAACTTTGGCCTGCTGCAGTCCACAAAGCACCGTTTGGAAATGCAGCAGTCACAAATCCCATCACTGACTGTGTACAGGTCAGCATACCAGAGGCACCCACTTAGTACCTTCTGCCAGAGCCGCTTTGCCAGGGCTTCACACATGCTTTCCAGCCACCTCCATGCAGCCAATCACAACAACAAGGACCTGGATCTGAGACGGCGCTCGCTACTACAAATCCCAGATCCTTGTGTCAGTCTACTTCCACAGTCACAACAGGTTTAG
- the klhdc7a gene encoding kelch domain-containing protein 7A: MPIAELLGVQFDMQLLLKLSLSVAVVLLVSWAYRFYSSRDVENIELSVKDNKEPENATCQNCKTPLRCQSSPKHDTNGKRPRALHIDSANDDPTSDSTKETPAEACPRQAEKSEDAFSLSYSDQDISMKGEILTHQKQAEVATSNISLASALNLPHPTESGIASTTGRRSPCFLQKLEGSVGVGRELRQDLERHGAYSSFLSKAEIKVEDANVVLEGTGDQIVRGKIYDYYVESSSHSITDSNAVLGQFERNTESQPVEFGSRGSSLTESPSSLSPIIMRDLVLPQSTVEDPSSLRCLKLRHPARPVLLRKESYLSAAEQSELSIPFLTSKSSTPVTHSLASTSDESISVHPMICLSTDSKGLNVREGADLETVAGAPFLHLSAKTLDGTDLESLKSKLDLGNCLETLCLAKKHGQTSVQQAALGVMSDNYLQVLRDPNLYGRLMAGEREQIQKQRMRGRRFVMVADMDPQDWARNTRGQIAETEQRRTSSAVYYYDDNKDAWHTLCLIPREVISKACAMCTMDNYLFVAVGCQGTDREMTPSKRVFCYNPLTSIWKEISPMNEARPRCKLAALEGYIYAIGGECLSSVERYDPRMDRWTFVAPLPNDTFAVAHHITVCNGELFVSGGTLRYMLLRYSPKTNTWRPSLLVGSKDRTTDMVAVGRFLYRFDINPLLGVSVYRYHTLARLWYECSSKRLLHCPAFQCVTMDDTIYCVSRQFTMRLEADEISPAFIDENLSVLSAAKGILFPFVLSLRDKKPRQTSV; this comes from the coding sequence ATGCCCATTGCAGAGCTTTTGGGAGTCCAGTTCGACATGCAGCTTCTGTTGAAACTGAGTCTTTCTGTGGCTGTGGTGCTGCTCGTTTCTTGGGCCTACAGGTTCTACAGCTCCAGGGACGTGGAGAATATTGAGCTCTCTGTCAAAGACAACAAAGAGCCAGAAAATGCAACCTGCCAAAACTGCAAGACACCACTACGATGTCAAAGCTCACCAAAACACGACACCAATGGCAAGCGACCCAGAGCCTTGCACATAGACTCAGCCAATGATGACCCGACATCTGACAGCACCAAGGAAACGCCAGCAGAAGCTTGTCCACGCCAAGCTGAAAAGAGTGAGGATGCATTTAGTTTGTCATATAGTGACCAAGATATCAGCATGAAAGGAGAGATACTCACTCATCAAAAGCAGGCAGAGGTTGCCACCAGTAATATTTCATTGGCATCTGCTTTGAACCTTCCTCACCCAACAGAGAGTGGGATAGCAAGTACAACAGGGCGCCGCTCCCCTTGCTTTTTGCAGAAGCTGGAGGGCAGTGTGGGTGTGGGCAGGGAGTTAAGGCAGGACTTGGAGCGCCATGGTGCCTACTCCAGCTTCCTCTCCAAGGCAGAGATCAAAGTGGAGGATGCCAACGTGGTGCTGGAAGGAACAGGAGACCAGATTGTGCGTGGAAAGATATATGATTATTATGTTGAGTCTTCCTCTCACTCTATTACAGACTCAAATGCTGTGCTGGGTCAGTTTGAGAGGAACACTGAGTCACAGCCAGTGGAGTTTGGAAGTCGTGGCAGCAGCCTCACAGAATCTCCATCCTCTCTGAGCCCCATTATTATGCGTGATCTGGTTTTACCACAAAGCACTGTTGAGGATCCCTCCTCGCTGAGATGCCTCAAGCTGAGGCACCCCGCAAGGCCTGTACTCCTACGCAAGGAGAGCTATCTGTCTGCAGCTGAGCAGTCTGAGCTTTCCATCCCCTTTCTAACATCAAAATCCTCAACTCCAGTGACTCACTCTCTGGCCTCAACCAGCGATGAGTCCATCTCTGTTCACCCTATGATCTGTCTCTCTACAGACAGCAAAGGCCTTAATGTGAGGGAGGGGGCAGATCTAGAGACTGTAGCAGGGGCTCCATTTTTACACCTTTCAGCAAAAACTCTTGACGGCACAGATTTGGAAAGCTTGAAGAGTAAACTTGATCTGGGTAACTGTTTGGAGACGCTGTGCCTAGCCAAGAAACATGGCCAGACCTCTGTGCAGCAAGCAGCCCTGGGAGTCATGTCAGACAACTACCTCCAGGTGCTCAGGGACCCCAACCTTTATGGGCGGCTAATGGCTGGTGAGCGGGAACAAATCCAGAAGCAGAGAATGAGAGGGAGAAGGTTCGTCATGGTGGCAGATATGGACCCTCAAGACTGGGCGAGGAACACAAGAGGGCAGATAGCAGAAACTGAGCAGAGGAGGACATCCAGTGCAGTGTACTATTATGATGACAACAAAGACGCCTGGCATACACTCTGCCTGATCCCACGGGAGGTCATCTCTAAAGCCTGTGCCATGTGCACAATGGATAACTACTTATTTGTGGCAGTGGGCTGCCAAggcacagacagagaaatgacACCCTCAAAGCGAGTGTTTTGCTACAATCCTTTGACATCCATTTGGAAGGAGATCAGTCCTATGAATGAAGCCAGGCCCCGCTGCAAACTGGCAGCTCTGGAGGGCTACATCTACGCCATTGGAGGGGAGTGCCTCTCCTCAGTGGAACGCTATGACCCACGAATGGACAGATGGACATTTGTGGCTCCACTACCTAATGATACATTTGCTGTGGCACATCACATCACAGTGTGCAATGGAGAGCTTTTTGTTTCTGGGGGAACTCTTAGATATATGCTACTGCGCTACAGCCCCAAAACTAACACCTGGAGGCCAAGTCTGTTAGTAGGCAGCAAAGACAGAACCACAGATATGGTAGCTGTGGGGAGATTTTTGTATCGGTTTGATATTAACCCACTGCTGGGTGTCAGTGTGTACCGCTACCATACACTGGCTCGACTGTGGTACGAGTGCAGCTCCAAACGGCTTCTGCACTGCCCTGCCTTCCAGTGTGTCACAATGGATGACACAATCTATTGTGTCAGCCGTCAGTTCACCATGAGGCTTGAGGCTGATGAGATCTCTCCTGCTTTCATAGATGAGAATTTGAGTGTCCTCTCTGCAGCGAAGGGCATACTTTTCCCCTTTGTCCTTTCACTCCGTGATAAGAAGCCTCGGCAGACCAGTGTGTAA